CAGCAAATTCTTACTTTTCACCGCCGCAACCCCTTTCGACCACGGCCCCCGCTGTCACGGGCTGTCCCGGACCGCCAGCAACCCCCAGCCGGTCTTAATCCCGCCAACCGCGTTCCCCAAGAACGGTTTAAACCCCGTACGACCAGCCCCATTTTTCGACAAAAATCACGGCCCTTAATTGTTAAAATAATCTGCCAATCAGTCATCTTTAGGTTGGTTTTCCGACGCACCCATGGTAGAATTAAGGCTGTAAAGTTAAGTCTTAGTCAGCTTAGCTTCTCAAATTTATGACGAATTCAGCTCGCCCACTGCACCTATCTCGTGGGGGAGCTGTTTCCGCTTTGATGGCCGTTTTAGCCAACGTTACGTAATCTCAAAACTGTTACGTTTTTCCAATCTTACCCAACTCTAAGGCAACTCAAAAATCGTTAACGGCCATCCGGTCGTTAACGATTTTTTTATGGTTTATTCGTATGCTAAGGCTTCGATCGGATCAAGCTTGGCGGCCCGACTCGACGGTGCCAAGGCGGCTAATAGGCTAATCACAATCGCCACCACGATCCCGAAGATCAGGTAGTTCCCCGTGATGCCAATAATGCTGTAGCCAATATACTTGGTCGCGACGTTGTTGGCTAAGACCGCCACCAATTCGGTGAAGACCAACGCCAGGATACTGGAGAACAGTCCCAAGAAGAAGGCTTCCGACAAGAACAGGTTCTTGATGTCGCGGCGCCGAACCCCTAAGGCTCGCAGAATCCCGATTTCCTTGGTTCGTTCGGACACGCTGATGTAGAGCACCACGATGATCATAATTGCGGAGACTAGCAGCGAGATGCCGGCAATTGCGGCCAGGACGTAGAACGCCAACTGGATATAGGTGTTCAACGTCGATACGGTGGCCCCGGCCCCGGTCAACTGATACCGGGCCTTGCCGTTGCTGGTCTTAAGCGCGCGGATCTTGTCCTGCACGCCAGTGACGTGACTGAAGCCAGCAATGTCGACCGTCGCGAAGTTGGCCCGGAAGGTCAGGTGCTTGCTCTGGTACATCTGCTTGATGGTCTGAAGGTTGGTCTGTAACTGACCACTGCTCCCATCGGTCACCCCGCTGACCGTTAATTTCTTGGTCATCACGGTCGGAATGTTGTGCTTATCCATGGCCGTTAGGGAAACCTTAACCGTCTTGCCCACCAGCCGATAAGGATGTTGCTTATTGAATTTCTTGGCGAAATCCTTCGACAACATCACTTCACCGGTCTTGGGGGTGTGACCCTTCTTGACGCTCTTGGCCAACATCTGGTCGGTGACCGTTTGGACGATCTGCGCCGTCGAACTGGTACCGTTACGTTGGACCTGGGCCCCCTGAGTGTAGAAGCCCAGTTGGACCTTCTTGACGTGGTCGAGCCGCTTTAAGCGCTGCACGTCGGCGGTCTTCATCTCAACTTTCTTAGGGTTCTCACTGGTGGTCTTCTGGGCCACCTGAACGGCGGTAGGCTTAATCTGCGAATAGATTTCGTGATTAATGTAGCCCTTGACCCCGCGACCTAAGCCCAGCATCAGAATCACACTGAAAATCCCGATGGACGCCCCGAAGATGATCAACAGGTTGCGCCCCAAGTTATAGCGCATATGTTGTAAGGCCATGCGGACCATCGCCAGAAAGCCCAGGTGCTTCGCGGGCATCTCGGCATGGTCGTTAACCGGAAACGGGTCTTTCAGGTTCTCGTCGCGGTCGATGACCCCATCGGCCATGTGCACGATCCGCGTCCCGTGGTCGGCAACCTCTTGCGAATGGGTCACACAGATCACCAGTTTGCCGCTGGCCGCGATGTCGTCCATCAACGCCAGGATTTCCTGGGTGTTCTGCGAATCCAGTGCCCCGGTAGGCTCATCAGCGATGATGATGTCGGGGTCCGAAGCCAAGGCCCGCGCAATGGCGACCCGTTGCTTCTGCCCCCCCGAAAGTTGGTTGGGGTGCTTATGGCGGTGTTCCTTTAACCCCACCTGATCCAACAACTCGGTGGCCCGCTCGCGTTGCTCCTTGCGGCTGAGCTTGGTCATCTGTAGCGATACCATCACGTTGTCCAGGATGCTGAGGTGGCTAATCAGGTTAAAGTTCTGGAAGATAAACCCAATCGTTTGCCGCCGGAAAGTGTCCAGTTGCTTCACGGACGCGTGACGCAGCGACTCACCGTTCAGCAGGACGTCGCCCTCGTACTGGGCGTCCAACCCACCGATGATGTTCATCAGCGTGGTCTTCCCACCCCCGGACTCGCCCAAGATCGACACAAACTCGCCGCGGTCGAACTTCAGGCTGATTCCCTTTAAGACGGGAAAGGGTGTTTTATTCATGTAGTAAGACTTGTGAATATCTTTTAGCTCTAAAAAGCTCATAGGTACAGGTAACCCCCCTTTAATTCAGTAATATCCTGAACGATAACCTATTTCGGGCTAAAACGCAATTATTTTGCCGGTTTGGTGAACGCCGCGCGCATGGCGCGAATCGCGGTCTGGGGCTGGTCGTGGCGGGTCAAAAGCGTGATCACCGCCACACCGGCCGCCCCGGTCTGAGCGATGGCCGGTAACGACTCGAGGGTCACCCCGCCGATGGCCACTACTGGGACCTTGGACTGGGCCACCAGTTGAGCCAGACCGGCCGTCCCAATCACGGGATCGGCATCGTCCTTGGAGACCGTCGGGTAGATGGGACCACTCCCCAAATAAGCAATCCCGTCGATCTGGTTAGCCGCAGCGACCTCGGCCGCCGTCGAACACGACAATCCCACGAACATCTGGCGGTCGTCGGTGGCCGCCAAGACTTGTTGAATGCGCTCGTCGCTCTGACCCACGTGAATGCCATCGGCGTTTAGCTGCAGCGCCATCTCGACGTCATCGTCGACGATGAACGGCACGTTGGCCGCCCGGCACTGATCGCGCAGGTCGCGGCCTAGCGTCAGCCGTTGTTCGGGCGTCAGCGTGCTGGCCCCCTTGTCGCGAAACTGGTAGGCCGTGATACCGGCCGCCAGCATGGTGGCCAACACGTCGCGTAAATCTCGGCCGGGCACGTCTTGACTGCCCGCCACAAAGTAGGCCCGGAGCAAGCCGGGTTCAAAAGTTACTGACATTATAGCGTTCCCCCTTGATTGTAAGCCCAATGGTTCAGCGGTCCGTGGCCGTGGCCAACCTCGATGGGGTGGGCGATGGCCGCGGTGACGTAATCCTTACCCAAGCGAATCGCCGTCTCGAAGTCGGCGCCCTTCGCTAGCTCGGCCGTGATGCACGACGACAGGGTGTCGCCCGTGCCGTGGGTCCGCACCGTGTCGATCCGTGGGGCACTCAGCCAAAACGACCGACCGTCTTCAAGCAGGACAAAGTCACTGGCCTGATCCGGCGTGGTCTCGTGACCGCCCTTGATGATCACGTTCTTGGCCCCTAAGTTCTGTAGCTCAACCGCCGCGGCCTCCATCTCTTCTTTGCTATCGAGGGGCAGCCCCGTCAGACGCTGGGCCTCCAGTAGGTTGGGCGTCAAGACGTCGGCTAACGGAATTAATTCGTCACGCACCGTCGCCACGGCGTCGTCGGCGAGTAAGGCCGCGCCGCCCTTGGCAATCATCACGGGATCGACCGTCAACGGGCCGAAATGATAGCGTTTGAGATTCTCCACGACCCCGTGGACGTGTTCGGCGTCGGCCAGCATCCCCGTCTTGCAGGCGCGGATCTGGAAGTCATCGGCCAACGACGCAAACTGCTCGTCGATCAGCCGCTGCGGTAAGGCCAGGAAGTCCTGGACCCCCTTGGTATTTTGCGCCGTCACCGCCACGACCACCGCCGTCCCGAAGACGTGGCGTTCCTGCATGGTCTTAAGATCGGCCATCACCCCGGCGCCCCCACCGCTGTCGGTCCCCGCAATGGTTAGCGTTTGGGGAAATTCATTTGTCATTTGTCTGTCATCCTTTCAGCCTATTCGTAGGCCGCCACCGCCTCAATCTGGGCCACGGTGGTCTGCTGCAAGGCGTCCATTAATTTGATAATAAAGGTGCCGGCTCCCATCTGTGGGTCCGCCTGGGCAACCCGTTGGCCGATGGCCGCAAAGACCAAGTACGCGGTCTGGGCCGCTTCGAAGTAGTCGTCCTCAATCGCACAGAAGGCCGCCACGATACTGGACAGCATGTCGCCGGACCCCACGTACGTCTGGAACAGCGTGGTCCCATTGATAACCTGTACGGTGCGCGTCCCATCGGTAATCACGTCGGTCGGACCGGACAGGATCACCGTACACTTTTGCTTCTTGGCGCAGGTCTCGGCAATCGTGGCTAAATCACCAGTGCCTTGACCGGCATCGATGCCCTTGGCCTGCCAGTCGATCCCGGCTAAGGCCGCAATCTCACCGGCGTTCCCCCGTAGCACGTCCGGCTGAAAGGCCCGAAACAGATCTGCGGCCACCTGTGCCCGGTACTTAACGGCCCCCACCGCTACCGGGTCGACCACCAACGGCTTATGATACCGGTTGGCCAGCTGACCGGTCACCTTGATCTGGTGAACCTGCGGCGTGGTAAAGGCGCCCAGGTTCAAGCAGACCGCCTGCGACATCTGCACCATCTCGTCGGCCTCGTCGACCTCTTCGGACATGATGGGCGACGCGCCAATCGCGTTGATCCCGTTGGCCACGTCTTGAACCGTCACGAAGTTGGAAATGTTGAACACAATCGGATTTTGACGCCGTAAATCGTCCAGTAAACTGATTTTCATGTTGCAAATACCCCCAAAGATAGTTGTGCTAATCCTAGTGTGCCCCGCTCACCCGGCCGAAAAACACCAAAACGGCCACCCATTCGTCAAGTGAACGGGTGGCCGTCGCCAGTCAAACACGTTCCCTTCGCAAGTCTGGACTTGACAGGTTCAAAGGAATTGCGACAAGGTCACATCTCAGCCCGCGTGCGGACACTCCTAGTGTTAGTTATCTTTAGCATAGCATGTTGACGCGTCACGTCAACGATTCTTAGATTAATGGGTGATTCGTTGGGCCGCTTGACCAGTCAGCCGCCAGATCCGGTCCATGGTCTTATCGGACAAGAACCGCCGGGCTAACAGGATTTGACTCCCGGTGCCGGCGTGGTACCGGGTCTTAGGCCGCCGGGCCAGGGCCGCGCGGTCAACCAACCGGGCGATAACTTGCGGTTCGCTGGCGTAGCGCTTGGCCGCCGTCAGAATCGCCGCGGCCATGGTCGCGGTCTTGGCGTACGGTCCGTCACCCGAGGTCTCGTGGAGGTGGGTCGCCGCGATGTCGGCCCATTCGGATTGAATGCTGCCGGGTTCGATGACGGCC
Above is a window of Levilactobacillus zymae DNA encoding:
- a CDS encoding ATP-binding cassette domain-containing protein, producing MSFLELKDIHKSYYMNKTPFPVLKGISLKFDRGEFVSILGESGGGKTTLMNIIGGLDAQYEGDVLLNGESLRHASVKQLDTFRRQTIGFIFQNFNLISHLSILDNVMVSLQMTKLSRKEQRERATELLDQVGLKEHRHKHPNQLSGGQKQRVAIARALASDPDIIIADEPTGALDSQNTQEILALMDDIAASGKLVICVTHSQEVADHGTRIVHMADGVIDRDENLKDPFPVNDHAEMPAKHLGFLAMVRMALQHMRYNLGRNLLIIFGASIGIFSVILMLGLGRGVKGYINHEIYSQIKPTAVQVAQKTTSENPKKVEMKTADVQRLKRLDHVKKVQLGFYTQGAQVQRNGTSSTAQIVQTVTDQMLAKSVKKGHTPKTGEVMLSKDFAKKFNKQHPYRLVGKTVKVSLTAMDKHNIPTVMTKKLTVSGVTDGSSGQLQTNLQTIKQMYQSKHLTFRANFATVDIAGFSHVTGVQDKIRALKTSNGKARYQLTGAGATVSTLNTYIQLAFYVLAAIAGISLLVSAIMIIVVLYISVSERTKEIGILRALGVRRRDIKNLFLSEAFFLGLFSSILALVFTELVAVLANNVATKYIGYSIIGITGNYLIFGIVVAIVISLLAALAPSSRAAKLDPIEALAYE
- the thiE gene encoding thiamine phosphate synthase, with product MSVTFEPGLLRAYFVAGSQDVPGRDLRDVLATMLAAGITAYQFRDKGASTLTPEQRLTLGRDLRDQCRAANVPFIVDDDVEMALQLNADGIHVGQSDERIQQVLAATDDRQMFVGLSCSTAAEVAAANQIDGIAYLGSGPIYPTVSKDDADPVIGTAGLAQLVAQSKVPVVAIGGVTLESLPAIAQTGAAGVAVITLLTRHDQPQTAIRAMRAAFTKPAK
- the thiD gene encoding bifunctional hydroxymethylpyrimidine kinase/phosphomethylpyrimidine kinase gives rise to the protein MTNEFPQTLTIAGTDSGGGAGVMADLKTMQERHVFGTAVVVAVTAQNTKGVQDFLALPQRLIDEQFASLADDFQIRACKTGMLADAEHVHGVVENLKRYHFGPLTVDPVMIAKGGAALLADDAVATVRDELIPLADVLTPNLLEAQRLTGLPLDSKEEMEAAAVELQNLGAKNVIIKGGHETTPDQASDFVLLEDGRSFWLSAPRIDTVRTHGTGDTLSSCITAELAKGADFETAIRLGKDYVTAAIAHPIEVGHGHGPLNHWAYNQGGTL
- the thiM gene encoding hydroxyethylthiazole kinase, with translation MKISLLDDLRRQNPIVFNISNFVTVQDVANGINAIGASPIMSEEVDEADEMVQMSQAVCLNLGAFTTPQVHQIKVTGQLANRYHKPLVVDPVAVGAVKYRAQVAADLFRAFQPDVLRGNAGEIAALAGIDWQAKGIDAGQGTGDLATIAETCAKKQKCTVILSGPTDVITDGTRTVQVINGTTLFQTYVGSGDMLSSIVAAFCAIEDDYFEAAQTAYLVFAAIGQRVAQADPQMGAGTFIIKLMDALQQTTVAQIEAVAAYE